From Candidatus Sphingomonas colombiensis, one genomic window encodes:
- a CDS encoding sensor domain-containing diguanylate cyclase — MNMISTMRDYLPGSTNTGMDCDFAVYKTLLESTMAIPWKIDWATMRFAYIGPQIEPLLGWKQDSWVSVEDWASRIHPDDRDNVVNFCVSQSIAGIDHEADYRALTKDKGFVWIRDVVHVVRNEQGEVESLIGFMFDISERKRIEQELIKMQQKLEALSFEDGLTRTSNRRRFDERLNAEWENARDSSSPLSMILLDIDHFKQFNDRYGHIRGDECLIAVAMALRQIGCRAKDVVARYGGEEFVLLLPETDESTALELARQCKQAIEALAIPHEKSDCSPFVTACVGVGTIIPSAEARSRDFCEMVDRLLYAAKQNGRNQIKSM; from the coding sequence ATGAACATGATTTCGACGATGAGGGATTACCTTCCCGGCAGCACCAACACGGGCATGGATTGCGACTTCGCGGTTTATAAGACCCTGCTGGAATCGACGATGGCGATCCCGTGGAAGATCGACTGGGCCACCATGCGCTTCGCTTATATCGGCCCGCAGATCGAGCCTCTGCTGGGCTGGAAGCAGGATAGCTGGGTGTCTGTGGAGGATTGGGCGTCGCGTATCCATCCAGACGATAGGGACAATGTCGTGAATTTCTGTGTCTCGCAGTCAATTGCGGGGATCGATCACGAAGCGGATTATCGAGCGCTGACCAAGGATAAGGGCTTTGTCTGGATCCGCGATGTCGTCCATGTCGTGCGCAACGAACAGGGCGAGGTCGAAAGCCTGATCGGTTTCATGTTCGATATCAGCGAGCGAAAACGCATCGAACAGGAATTGATCAAGATGCAGCAGAAGCTGGAAGCGCTCTCCTTTGAGGACGGGCTGACGCGAACGTCGAACCGGCGCCGGTTCGACGAGCGCCTGAACGCAGAGTGGGAAAACGCTCGCGACAGCTCGTCACCTCTTTCAATGATCCTGCTGGATATCGATCACTTCAAGCAGTTCAACGACCGCTACGGCCATATTCGGGGTGACGAATGCCTCATTGCGGTTGCGATGGCGCTACGGCAGATCGGATGCCGGGCAAAGGATGTGGTTGCCCGTTATGGCGGCGAAGAATTTGTCTTGCTGCTTCCGGAAACGGATGAAAGCACCGCGCTGGAACTGGCGAGGCAATGCAAGCAAGCCATCGAGGCTCTCGCCATACCGCATGAAAAATCGGATTGCAGCCCGTTCGTGACAGCCTGCGTCGGTGTCGGCACCATCATTCCATCCGCAGAAGCGAGGTCGAGAGACTTTTGCGAGATGGTTGACAGGCTGCTCTATGCCGCAAAGCAGAATGGCCGAAACCAAATCAAGTCCATGTGA
- a CDS encoding amidohydrolase encodes MRRILFASLLAATASIAAAEPASKEQLMVPPSGARHFTISSTAGKHGDIWSWKMPDGRTAYRMSMSLRGWVTETDETMATGPDGRPTTIAIRGYTDQGDATEDFSVDTGGVARWKTAVDSGSAPFGDKRYNSYGGPWLAGERDIEALVAAGDKGIDLLPTGHASITIGQAVQIDGPQGNATVKLAFIQGYGFAPTPVWLDKDNRYFGNAGVISLLPEGYEKNGPKLKDIQDKATAAMVRDVAHRFLSPANHTPTLIDHVLMFDSVAGSYLPDRAVLIADGKVAAVGAGGSIKTPAGATVIDGRGKTLLPGLWDSHQHVGDDWNLLQNVATGMTNYRSPGSMIDEAHSIYKRRAAGDLLAPDGKISVIIDRKDPLAAQGALTVSSANEAVAAVDKIKAAGLWGVKFYTSMDPAWIAPAAAEAHRLGLHVHGHVPAGMRPLDAVRAGYDEVTHINFIMMQAMPQDVVDKANTAARLEGPAKYGKDVDLDSPAMKAFYAELAKRNTIIDPTLTVWEPLLTSDGSAISPEYAPFADIAPPAVARGWKIAGYPLFGGLTRDDFRKSFGKMVGPSVDCIRLACGSLRVPMGTA; translated from the coding sequence ATGCGCCGGATACTGTTTGCCTCGCTGCTCGCCGCTACCGCATCGATTGCCGCCGCCGAGCCGGCGTCAAAGGAACAGTTGATGGTGCCCCCATCGGGCGCACGTCACTTCACGATTAGTTCGACGGCCGGAAAACATGGCGACATTTGGTCATGGAAAATGCCGGATGGGCGCACGGCTTATCGCATGTCGATGTCGTTGCGCGGCTGGGTCACCGAAACCGATGAGACGATGGCGACCGGACCCGATGGCCGGCCAACGACGATAGCCATTCGCGGCTACACCGATCAAGGCGACGCCACTGAAGACTTCAGCGTCGATACTGGCGGTGTCGCGCGCTGGAAGACGGCGGTTGATTCCGGCTCCGCCCCATTTGGTGACAAGCGCTACAATAGCTATGGCGGCCCGTGGCTTGCCGGTGAACGCGATATCGAAGCGCTGGTCGCGGCGGGCGACAAGGGCATTGATCTCCTGCCGACCGGCCACGCCAGCATCACCATCGGGCAAGCCGTTCAGATTGACGGGCCACAGGGAAATGCGACGGTCAAACTGGCATTCATTCAGGGCTACGGCTTCGCACCTACGCCGGTTTGGCTCGACAAGGACAATCGTTATTTCGGCAACGCCGGCGTCATCTCGCTGCTACCTGAAGGCTACGAAAAAAACGGTCCGAAACTCAAAGATATACAGGACAAGGCCACTGCCGCCATGGTGCGCGATGTTGCCCATCGCTTCCTTAGCCCAGCCAATCATACGCCCACGCTGATCGATCATGTACTGATGTTCGATTCCGTTGCCGGAAGTTATCTGCCTGATCGCGCGGTTCTGATCGCCGACGGAAAGGTGGCGGCCGTCGGCGCGGGAGGATCAATCAAAACGCCGGCCGGCGCGACGGTGATAGACGGCCGCGGCAAGACGCTTCTCCCCGGTCTGTGGGACTCGCACCAGCACGTCGGCGACGACTGGAATTTGCTACAGAACGTTGCGACCGGTATGACCAATTATCGCAGCCCCGGCTCGATGATCGATGAGGCGCACAGCATCTACAAACGTCGCGCGGCCGGCGACCTGCTCGCGCCCGATGGCAAAATCTCCGTGATCATCGATCGCAAGGATCCGCTCGCGGCGCAGGGTGCGCTAACCGTTTCCTCGGCGAACGAAGCGGTAGCGGCGGTCGACAAGATCAAGGCGGCCGGGCTGTGGGGCGTCAAATTCTACACCTCGATGGACCCCGCATGGATCGCTCCGGCCGCCGCTGAAGCGCATCGGCTGGGCCTTCACGTCCACGGACATGTGCCGGCGGGCATGCGTCCGCTTGATGCGGTGCGCGCTGGCTATGACGAAGTTACCCACATCAACTTCATCATGATGCAGGCGATGCCGCAGGATGTTGTCGACAAAGCCAATACCGCCGCGCGGCTCGAAGGGCCGGCGAAATACGGGAAAGACGTCGATCTCGACTCCCCCGCGATGAAAGCCTTTTACGCCGAGCTTGCGAAACGAAACACGATTATTGACCCAACACTAACCGTTTGGGAACCGCTGCTGACCTCGGACGGGAGCGCCATTTCGCCGGAATATGCGCCCTTCGCTGACATCGCCCCGCCAGCGGTGGCTCGCGGATGGAAGATTGCCGGCTATCCGTTGTTCGGCGGCCTTACGCGGGATGATTTCCGCAAAAGCTTCGGCAAAATGGTCGGGCCGTCAGTCGACTGCATCAGGCTGGCGTGCGGATCGTTGCGGGTACCGATGGGTACGGCCTAG
- a CDS encoding amidohydrolase family protein → MRIVAGTDGYGLELVRELELYQSAGLSNAEALQTATIIPARMTGMDDRTGSIARGKTADIILVDGDVSQNLSNLRQVDTVFLDGYRLNGAALRKASGLSGMPK, encoded by the coding sequence GTGCGGATCGTTGCGGGTACCGATGGGTACGGCCTAGAATTGGTGCGTGAACTCGAACTCTATCAGAGTGCCGGGCTCTCAAATGCGGAAGCGCTGCAAACTGCGACGATCATTCCCGCACGCATGACCGGTATGGACGACCGCACGGGATCGATTGCGCGCGGCAAGACAGCGGATATCATTCTCGTCGATGGCGATGTGTCGCAGAATCTATCCAATCTGCGTCAGGTCGATACGGTTTTCCTGGATGGCTATCGGCTCAACGGAGCGGCTTTGCGAAAGGCGAGCGGATTGAGCGGCATGCCCAAATGA
- a CDS encoding membrane dipeptidase — protein sequence MCGEDHIAIGPDGVISKTMIDDAARAAQCKFYEERTKKGIGAPGEGAGIFNIVAEYNSNLRFRMLADDLSARGWPGARIEKLLGGNLTRL from the coding sequence ATGTGCGGCGAGGATCATATCGCGATCGGCCCCGACGGGGTGATCTCCAAGACTATGATCGATGATGCGGCTCGTGCGGCGCAGTGCAAATTCTACGAAGAGCGCACGAAAAAGGGTATCGGCGCGCCCGGCGAAGGGGCGGGGATCTTCAATATCGTAGCGGAGTACAACAGCAATTTGCGCTTCCGTATGCTTGCGGACGACCTTTCCGCGCGCGGTTGGCCTGGGGCGCGGATCGAGAAATTGCTCGGCGGCAATTTGACGCGACTCTAG
- a CDS encoding divalent metal cation transporter, protein MRGFGWMKRLGPGLVTGAADDDPSGIATYSQAGAQFGTSLMWTMTLAYPLMVAVQLASARVGRVTGRGLGRSLSKVMPQWLVIGLIGLLFVANTINVGADLAAMGESSALVVGGWSHLFTVAFAIFSLILQLYVPYNRYASILKWLTLVLIAYVAVLLMVQVDWSTAARALVIPTIAGAGAITTIVAIFGTTISPYLFFWQAAQEVEEIDQVDERVPLNRARAQAPDALSRIRWDTFAGMAVSNVVALAIILGTASTLHAAGKIDIQSAADAAQVLKPIAGKVAFVIFSLGIVGTGLLAVPVLVGSSAYAVCEIGGWNASLEYKPMRAKAFYAVIALGMALGVAIDWSPIRPMKALFWSAVINGVVAVPVLVGLMIVVSTRSIMGDFTASAPLKFFGWLATVVMGAAAVGMVAFLG, encoded by the coding sequence TTGAGGGGCTTTGGGTGGATGAAGCGCCTTGGGCCGGGTCTGGTCACAGGGGCGGCTGACGACGATCCTAGCGGGATCGCCACCTATTCGCAGGCCGGCGCGCAGTTTGGCACCAGCCTGATGTGGACGATGACGCTGGCCTATCCTCTTATGGTCGCGGTGCAGCTTGCAAGCGCACGCGTCGGGAGGGTCACCGGGCGTGGGTTGGGGCGCAGCTTGAGCAAGGTCATGCCGCAGTGGCTGGTGATCGGATTGATCGGGTTGCTCTTTGTCGCCAACACGATCAACGTGGGAGCAGATTTGGCCGCAATGGGCGAAAGCTCGGCGCTGGTGGTGGGCGGCTGGAGCCATCTTTTCACTGTCGCTTTCGCGATCTTCTCGCTGATCCTCCAATTGTACGTGCCTTACAATCGTTATGCATCGATCCTGAAATGGCTGACGCTGGTGCTGATCGCATATGTCGCCGTGCTGCTGATGGTGCAGGTGGATTGGAGCACCGCGGCAAGAGCACTTGTCATCCCCACCATCGCGGGGGCCGGCGCGATCACGACCATTGTTGCGATCTTCGGCACAACGATCAGCCCATATCTGTTCTTTTGGCAGGCGGCGCAGGAGGTCGAGGAAATTGATCAGGTCGATGAACGAGTGCCGCTCAATCGCGCCCGTGCGCAGGCGCCAGACGCGCTGAGCCGCATCCGCTGGGATACCTTTGCGGGCATGGCTGTATCGAATGTCGTCGCGTTGGCCATTATTCTCGGTACGGCGAGTACGCTCCACGCCGCCGGGAAGATCGATATCCAGAGCGCGGCCGACGCGGCGCAGGTATTGAAACCGATCGCGGGCAAAGTCGCGTTTGTGATCTTCAGTCTCGGCATTGTCGGAACCGGGCTTCTTGCGGTGCCGGTCCTTGTTGGCTCATCCGCCTACGCCGTCTGCGAAATCGGCGGATGGAACGCCAGTCTGGAATATAAGCCGATGCGCGCCAAGGCATTCTATGCGGTGATCGCACTTGGCATGGCATTGGGTGTCGCGATTGACTGGTCGCCCATCAGGCCGATGAAAGCATTATTCTGGAGCGCCGTAATCAACGGCGTTGTTGCGGTGCCCGTTCTCGTCGGCCTGATGATCGTCGTTTCCACGCGCAGCATCATGGGCGATTTTACCGCATCGGCACCGCTGAAATTCTTTGGCTGGCTCGCGACCGTGGTGATGGGGGCAGCCGCAGTGGGGATGGTTGCGTTTCTCGGCTGA
- the ccoS gene encoding cbb3-type cytochrome oxidase assembly protein CcoS produces the protein MNSVGILIPIALLLGLSGLGGFFWAVRSGQYDDMDGAAMRILNEEKPEAASIDRDNSVDG, from the coding sequence ATGAACAGCGTCGGTATTCTCATCCCGATCGCTCTGCTCCTTGGTCTCTCCGGATTGGGTGGGTTCTTCTGGGCAGTGCGTTCTGGCCAGTATGACGACATGGATGGCGCCGCGATGAGAATTCTCAATGAGGAAAAGCCCGAGGCAGCATCAATCGATCGTGATAATTCTGTCGACGGGTGA
- a CDS encoding heavy metal translocating P-type ATPase, translated as MSCAGCIAKLEHGLAALPGVAAARVNFTNRRVRVDHLDEIGEDRLIDAIDGLGFAAHAFAGEVGEAGGRESRRLVLALAVAGFAMMNIMLLSVSVWSGADGATRQLFHWLSALIALPTVAYSGRIFFANAWVALRRGRTNMDVPISIGVFVAVAMSLYETVLGGAHAYFDGVVMLLFFLLGGRFLDSVMRDRARGGVDALLRRLPAEATVIARDGSHQRRAIAELAPGMRLLVAAGERIAADGAVEKGVSAVDRSLVTGESMAEPVAPGAEVLAGTVNLAAPLIIKVARAGDATAIADIARLMESAGQTKSHYMRIADRASRLYAPAVHTLAALTLAGWLIAGAGWHAALTNAVAVLIITCPCALGLAVPVAQVVASGALMRAGVLVKDGSALERLAKADLALLDKTGTITLGRPVVVNGLPETPDERSILHAVARASRHPSAMAVMAAVANEPPAPVEILVEEAGFGVRGLALARGVEVRLGRPGWAGETSEDASIVFRIGDAQPYAICVADQPREDAASAVARLGVEGLMPEILSGDAPAVVHALATSFDVPGRARLTPQDKYAIVRAAEAAGRRVLMVGDGINDGPALKAAYVSMAPASASDVGQMAADLVFVGGRLMPVPIAVAVARRTMRVVKQNLALAVGYNLFAVPLAIAGVVTPLIAALAMSGSSLIVVANAMRLRKAAR; from the coding sequence ATGAGTTGCGCGGGTTGCATCGCCAAGTTGGAGCACGGCCTCGCCGCGCTTCCCGGCGTGGCAGCGGCGCGGGTCAATTTCACCAACCGCCGGGTACGTGTCGATCACCTCGACGAGATCGGCGAGGATCGGCTGATCGACGCGATCGATGGACTGGGCTTCGCCGCCCATGCCTTCGCAGGGGAGGTGGGCGAGGCAGGCGGACGCGAATCCCGTCGGCTTGTGCTGGCCTTGGCGGTCGCCGGCTTCGCAATGATGAACATCATGCTGTTGTCGGTGTCGGTGTGGTCTGGCGCGGACGGTGCGACACGGCAGTTGTTTCACTGGCTTTCGGCGCTGATCGCGCTGCCGACGGTCGCATATTCGGGGCGTATCTTCTTCGCGAACGCGTGGGTCGCGCTCAGGCGCGGGCGAACCAACATGGACGTGCCGATCTCAATCGGGGTGTTCGTAGCCGTCGCGATGAGCCTTTACGAGACCGTGCTTGGCGGCGCGCACGCATATTTCGATGGCGTCGTCATGCTGCTGTTCTTCCTGCTCGGCGGGCGTTTCCTTGACAGCGTTATGCGCGATCGCGCGCGTGGCGGAGTCGATGCCTTGTTGCGGCGCCTTCCGGCCGAGGCGACGGTGATCGCGCGCGACGGTTCGCATCAGCGCCGCGCTATCGCCGAACTGGCGCCGGGGATGCGGCTGCTCGTTGCTGCGGGCGAGCGGATCGCGGCCGATGGCGCGGTCGAGAAAGGCGTGAGTGCGGTCGATCGCTCGCTTGTCACGGGGGAGAGCATGGCCGAGCCGGTGGCTCCCGGCGCAGAGGTGCTCGCGGGCACCGTCAATCTTGCCGCGCCGCTCATCATCAAGGTGGCGCGAGCCGGCGACGCCACCGCGATCGCCGATATCGCGCGACTGATGGAAAGCGCCGGACAAACGAAATCGCATTACATGCGGATCGCCGATCGCGCCTCGCGCCTTTACGCGCCAGCCGTACATACGCTCGCTGCGTTGACACTGGCTGGTTGGCTGATCGCGGGGGCAGGGTGGCACGCCGCGCTTACCAACGCCGTGGCGGTGCTCATCATCACCTGCCCGTGCGCGCTGGGTTTGGCGGTGCCGGTGGCACAGGTCGTCGCCTCTGGCGCGCTGATGCGCGCGGGGGTGCTGGTGAAAGACGGGTCCGCGCTTGAACGGCTCGCGAAGGCCGATCTGGCGCTGCTCGATAAGACCGGGACGATCACACTCGGGCGGCCGGTCGTAGTAAATGGCTTGCCTGAGACCCCGGATGAACGCTCGATTCTTCACGCTGTCGCGCGCGCCAGCCGCCATCCTAGCGCCATGGCGGTGATGGCGGCGGTGGCCAACGAGCCGCCTGCACCGGTTGAGATCCTTGTGGAGGAAGCGGGCTTCGGTGTGCGGGGGCTGGCGCTGGCGCGTGGCGTCGAGGTTCGGCTTGGGAGGCCAGGATGGGCCGGGGAGACGAGCGAGGACGCCTCAATCGTCTTCCGCATCGGTGATGCACAACCGTACGCAATCTGCGTCGCCGATCAGCCACGCGAGGATGCAGCGTCGGCAGTTGCGCGGCTCGGCGTGGAAGGACTGATGCCGGAGATCCTTTCCGGTGATGCTCCGGCAGTTGTTCATGCGCTGGCCACCAGTTTCGATGTTCCTGGCCGAGCAAGACTGACGCCACAGGACAAGTACGCCATCGTCCGGGCCGCCGAAGCGGCAGGACGGCGCGTCCTGATGGTGGGAGACGGGATCAACGACGGGCCGGCTCTCAAGGCCGCTTACGTCTCAATGGCGCCGGCAAGCGCCAGCGACGTGGGGCAGATGGCGGCGGACTTAGTGTTCGTCGGCGGCCGGCTGATGCCGGTTCCAATCGCGGTTGCCGTAGCGCGGCGCACGATGCGCGTCGTCAAGCAGAATTTGGCACTGGCGGTCGGATACAATCTGTTTGCTGTCCCGCTGGCAATCGCGGGCGTCGTCACCCCTCTGATTGCGGCACTTGCCATGTCCGGTTCGTCCCTGATCGTCGTTGCCAATGCAATGCGGCTGAGGAAAGCGGCGCGATGA
- a CDS encoding FixH family protein, with the protein MTRPFTGWHMTAILVAFFGVVIAVNVAMATFASTTFGGVVVENSYVASQHYDRWLAEARAQGDAGWRAEPVAAAGRLAVALTQRGAPVSDAALTVTARHPLGRQPDQVLTLRWDAASEHYLAGQPLPSGRWLIEIIGTRRNERLRFEDEVRM; encoded by the coding sequence ATGACCCGTCCTTTCACCGGCTGGCATATGACCGCGATCCTTGTCGCCTTCTTCGGCGTGGTAATCGCGGTGAACGTAGCGATGGCGACCTTCGCCTCCACCACCTTTGGAGGCGTGGTGGTGGAGAACAGCTATGTCGCGAGCCAGCATTACGATCGCTGGCTGGCCGAGGCGCGCGCGCAGGGCGATGCGGGTTGGCGGGCTGAGCCGGTGGCGGCAGCGGGGCGGCTAGCGGTCGCGCTCACGCAGCGCGGCGCGCCTGTGTCCGATGCGGCACTGACCGTTACCGCGCGCCACCCGCTCGGCCGTCAGCCCGATCAGGTGCTTACCTTGCGCTGGGACGCGGCCAGCGAGCACTATCTCGCCGGTCAGCCGCTGCCGTCAGGACGCTGGTTGATCGAGATCATCGGCACGCGCCGCAACGAGCGGCTTCGCTTTGAGGATGAGGTGCGGATGTGA
- the ccoG gene encoding cytochrome c oxidase accessory protein CcoG — MPSVDDIGGPAPSLFEARRKVFPRRVDGVFRRLKWAIMAVTLAIYYVTPWLRWNRGAHAPDQAVLVDLAHRRFYMFSIEIWPNEFYYVVGLLIMAAVGLFLVTSAVGRAWCGYACPQTVWTDLFVHVERAIEGDRNAQIRLDRAPWGAEKVAKRTTKFAAWLLIAAATGGAWIFYFADAPTLAREFLGGTAPSVAYSTVGILTFTTFTLGGLMREQVCIYMCPWPRIQSAVMDEKSLAVTYKDWRGEPRTHGLKRAQAQEDAPSVVRLAAGDAVGDCIDCNACVAVCPTGIDIREGPQIGCITCGLCIDACDEIMAKVDRAPRLIGYTTEADIKRAKTGEAPLPPLKRLLRPRTIIYFLIWVGIGCGMLFALGTRTHMGISVLQTRNPLWVRLSDGAIRNTYTIKLRNMEGRPRDFAVSLSGIDAVMWTDGGSRETAGKSVTINVPADRVAKAQVFVVAPARGAQRSELRFIAVAQDDHKSVANDSSSFERPEGNQ, encoded by the coding sequence ATGCCCAGCGTTGACGATATCGGCGGCCCCGCGCCGAGCCTGTTCGAGGCGCGGCGCAAGGTCTTTCCGCGCCGCGTGGATGGCGTCTTCCGTCGCCTGAAATGGGCGATCATGGCGGTGACGCTGGCGATCTATTACGTCACGCCATGGCTGCGATGGAACCGTGGAGCCCATGCGCCGGATCAGGCGGTGCTGGTCGATCTGGCGCATCGCCGTTTCTACATGTTCTCGATCGAGATCTGGCCGAACGAATTCTATTATGTCGTCGGCCTGCTCATCATGGCGGCGGTCGGGCTGTTTCTCGTCACTTCCGCAGTCGGGCGGGCATGGTGCGGCTATGCTTGCCCGCAGACGGTGTGGACCGATCTGTTCGTCCATGTCGAGCGTGCGATCGAGGGCGATCGCAACGCGCAGATCAGGCTCGATCGCGCGCCATGGGGTGCGGAGAAGGTCGCCAAACGCACCACAAAGTTCGCTGCGTGGCTGCTGATCGCGGCGGCGACCGGCGGCGCGTGGATTTTCTACTTCGCCGATGCGCCGACCTTGGCGCGCGAATTTCTCGGCGGCACCGCGCCGTCCGTCGCTTATTCGACCGTCGGCATCCTCACCTTCACCACCTTCACGCTGGGCGGGCTGATGCGCGAGCAGGTGTGCATCTACATGTGCCCCTGGCCGCGCATCCAGTCCGCGGTGATGGATGAGAAGTCGCTTGCGGTCACTTACAAGGATTGGCGCGGCGAACCGCGCACGCACGGGCTGAAACGCGCGCAGGCGCAGGAGGACGCGCCGTCGGTCGTCCGTCTCGCGGCGGGGGACGCGGTTGGCGACTGCATCGATTGCAATGCCTGCGTCGCGGTCTGCCCCACTGGCATCGACATTCGCGAAGGGCCGCAGATCGGCTGCATCACCTGCGGCCTGTGCATCGACGCGTGCGACGAGATCATGGCGAAGGTCGATCGCGCACCGCGCCTCATCGGCTATACGACCGAAGCGGATATAAAGCGCGCGAAGACGGGCGAGGCGCCGCTGCCGCCGCTGAAGCGGCTGCTGCGTCCGCGCACGATCATCTATTTCCTGATCTGGGTCGGCATCGGTTGCGGCATGTTGTTCGCGCTCGGCACGCGCACGCATATGGGGATCAGCGTACTCCAGACCCGCAACCCATTGTGGGTGCGGCTGTCCGACGGTGCGATCCGCAACACGTATACGATCAAGCTCCGCAACATGGAGGGGCGCCCGCGCGATTTCGCGGTGTCGCTGAGCGGGATCGATGCGGTGATGTGGACGGACGGCGGGTCCCGCGAAACCGCCGGCAAATCGGTGACGATCAATGTGCCGGCCGATCGCGTCGCAAAGGCGCAGGTATTCGTGGTCGCACCGGCGCGGGGAGCGCAGCGCAGCGAATTGCGGTTCATCGCCGTCGCGCAGGATGACCATAAATCCGTCGCCAACGACAGCAGCTCTTTCGAGCGACCGGAGGGTAACCAATGA
- the ccoP gene encoding cytochrome-c oxidase, cbb3-type subunit III, with protein sequence MADADNKRIDVATGTSTVGHEWDGIEELDTPMPRWWLLTFYASVAFAVGYCILYPAWPMIHRATPGIWGWSSRGELVRDTAQEDARRAPIMAALARTPIEQLPSDPKLLAAAAEGGRSAFKVHCVQCHGSGAAGSKGYPNLNDDDWLWGGDLKTIQQTIVHGIRQPGDDATRMSQMPAFGRDGILNGGEIDDLVSHVRHVSHQEAASPSAKRGAALFANNCAVCHGPDAKGNRTLGAPNLTDAIWLYGGDRDSLVHTIGNARYGIMPAWGQRLDPVTIKMLAAYVHSLGGGEADPAATGQNAQR encoded by the coding sequence ATGGCTGACGCTGACAACAAACGCATTGACGTTGCCACGGGCACCAGCACGGTCGGGCACGAATGGGATGGTATCGAGGAACTCGATACGCCGATGCCACGCTGGTGGCTGCTAACCTTCTATGCGTCGGTTGCGTTCGCGGTCGGTTATTGCATCCTCTACCCGGCGTGGCCGATGATTCACCGCGCGACGCCGGGCATTTGGGGCTGGTCGAGCCGCGGCGAGCTGGTGCGCGATACAGCGCAGGAGGATGCGCGCCGCGCGCCGATCATGGCGGCGCTGGCGCGCACGCCGATCGAGCAATTGCCGTCCGATCCCAAGCTGCTCGCAGCGGCGGCGGAGGGCGGGCGCTCCGCGTTCAAGGTGCATTGCGTGCAATGCCATGGTTCCGGCGCGGCGGGGAGCAAGGGCTATCCCAATCTGAATGACGACGACTGGCTGTGGGGCGGAGACCTGAAGACGATCCAGCAGACGATCGTCCACGGCATCCGCCAGCCCGGCGACGATGCGACCCGCATGTCGCAGATGCCCGCGTTCGGGCGCGACGGCATCCTCAACGGCGGGGAGATCGACGATCTGGTTTCCCATGTCCGCCACGTTTCGCATCAGGAGGCGGCCAGCCCCTCGGCAAAGCGCGGGGCCGCATTGTTCGCGAACAATTGCGCGGTGTGTCACGGCCCGGATGCCAAGGGCAATCGCACGCTTGGCGCACCGAACCTGACCGATGCGATCTGGCTCTACGGCGGCGATCGGGACTCGCTTGTCCACACCATCGGCAATGCGCGTTACGGGATCATGCCGGCATGGGGGCAGCGGCTCGATCCAGTGACGATCAAGATGCTCGCGGCCTATGTCCATTCGCTTGGCGGGGGGGAAGCCGATCCTGCCGCGACGGGTCAGAATGCCCAGCGTTGA
- a CDS encoding cbb3-type cytochrome c oxidase subunit 3 gives MNYETLRHLADSWGLVIMTGVFVALIGWAFLPRNRDANRRAANSIFDEADNG, from the coding sequence ATGAACTACGAAACGCTGCGCCACCTGGCGGATAGCTGGGGGCTGGTAATCATGACCGGCGTGTTCGTCGCCCTGATCGGCTGGGCCTTCCTGCCACGCAATCGCGACGCCAACCGCCGCGCCGCCAACAGCATTTTCGACGAGGCCGACAATGGCTGA
- the ccoO gene encoding cytochrome-c oxidase, cbb3-type subunit II, giving the protein MATWANRHKKIERNVTLLGVLSLAVVAIGGIVEIAPLFWIESTVKHVEGVRPYTPLELAGRNIYIREGCYGCHSQMIRPFRDEVERYGHYSLAAESMYDHPFQWGSERTGPDLARVGGRYSDEWHVQHMKDPQSVVPESIMPKYAFLAKRNLDTSRLGADLIALRKVGVPYTDEDIAKADEDARTQAFGEGDTTGLAKRYPKVQARDFDGDPGRITEMDALVAYLQGLGTQVDFKSAQAREAAR; this is encoded by the coding sequence ATGGCTACCTGGGCAAATCGCCACAAGAAGATCGAACGCAACGTCACGTTGCTCGGGGTATTGTCGCTCGCCGTGGTGGCGATCGGTGGGATCGTCGAGATTGCGCCACTGTTCTGGATCGAATCCACCGTGAAGCATGTCGAGGGCGTGCGGCCTTACACGCCGCTCGAACTGGCGGGGCGCAACATCTACATCCGCGAAGGCTGTTACGGCTGTCACAGCCAGATGATCCGCCCGTTCCGTGACGAAGTGGAGCGTTACGGCCATTACAGCCTCGCGGCCGAGAGCATGTACGACCATCCGTTCCAATGGGGATCAGAGCGCACCGGCCCCGATCTGGCGCGTGTCGGCGGGCGCTATTCGGACGAATGGCATGTCCAGCACATGAAGGACCCGCAGTCCGTCGTGCCGGAATCGATCATGCCGAAATATGCCTTCCTCGCGAAGCGCAACCTCGACACCTCCCGATTGGGCGCGGATCTTATCGCGCTGCGCAAGGTCGGCGTGCCCTATACCGACGAGGATATCGCCAAGGCCGATGAGGACGCGCGGACTCAGGCGTTCGGCGAGGGGGATACGACCGGCCTCGCCAAGCGCTACCCCAAGGTGCAGGCGCGCGATTTCGACGGCGATCCGGGGCGGATCACCGAGATGGATGCGCTGGTCGCCTATCTTCAGGGGCTCGGCACGCAGGTCGATTTCAAATCCGCACAGGCGCGGGAGGCCGCGCGATGA